A DNA window from Mycobacterium sp. IDR2000157661 contains the following coding sequences:
- a CDS encoding TetR/AcrR family transcriptional regulator, translated as MTTHVNAPRRRSEKSRVAIVTATKELLLERGFDGLNIEAVAARAGVGKQTIYRWWPSRPALVADVLLEDADTILRPVEHTGDLTTDLSRWATRLASTLTTERGNAMLRILTVAGLQHKDIRARLYDAFSVPLHDTVQRRLSADGLDESTARAAADAIVGGIVYAILNEGRAFRRNRAEMITRAVIAGVAS; from the coding sequence GTGACGACGCACGTGAACGCTCCCCGCCGTCGCAGCGAGAAGTCGCGGGTGGCGATCGTGACCGCCACCAAGGAACTGTTGCTCGAACGCGGCTTCGACGGGCTGAATATCGAAGCCGTCGCGGCTCGCGCCGGAGTCGGCAAGCAGACGATCTACCGCTGGTGGCCGAGCAGGCCCGCGCTCGTCGCCGACGTATTGCTCGAGGACGCCGACACGATCTTGCGGCCGGTCGAGCACACCGGCGATCTCACCACCGACCTGTCCCGGTGGGCCACGAGGCTGGCGAGCACCCTGACCACCGAACGGGGCAACGCGATGCTGCGCATCCTCACGGTGGCCGGACTGCAGCACAAGGACATCAGGGCCCGCTTGTACGACGCGTTCAGCGTGCCCCTCCACGACACTGTGCAGCGACGTCTTTCGGCGGACGGTCTCGACGAGTCGACCGCCCGCGCCGCGGCCGACGCCATCGTCGGAGGCATCGTCTACGCGATCCTCAACGAGGGCAGGGCCTTTCGGCGCAACCGCGCCGAGATGATCACCCGCGCGGTCATCGCCGGGGTCGCCTCGTGA
- a CDS encoding alpha/beta fold hydrolase, producing MSASSTTFTTSGVDGVNITADRLGDPKAPAVVFLHGGGQTRRSWGRAAAAVAARGWQAVTVDFRGHGESDWSTEGDYRVTTFAGDVLEVLGRLPARPVIVGASLGGFTAMLLAGELAPGSVRAVVLVDIVPDMNESGASRIHDFMADRMTSGFASLDEVADMIQRYNPHRPRPADLDGLRTNLRHRDGRWYWHWDPKFIDGTAALPPIEVTEVDRMHKAVDSILRQGVPMLLVRGQMSDLVTQERADEFLARFPQIGFVDVGGAGHMVAGDRNDLFADAVVDFLARHT from the coding sequence GTGAGCGCCTCGTCGACGACGTTCACCACATCGGGCGTCGACGGCGTCAACATCACCGCCGACCGGCTCGGCGATCCGAAGGCACCCGCAGTGGTGTTCCTGCACGGCGGCGGCCAGACCCGCCGCTCGTGGGGCCGCGCCGCGGCGGCCGTCGCCGCCCGCGGCTGGCAGGCCGTCACAGTGGACTTCCGCGGCCACGGGGAATCCGACTGGTCGACCGAAGGCGATTACCGCGTCACCACGTTCGCCGGCGACGTCCTCGAGGTGCTCGGTCGCCTTCCGGCACGACCGGTGATCGTCGGCGCCTCGTTGGGGGGGTTCACCGCGATGCTGCTGGCCGGTGAACTAGCACCCGGCTCGGTGCGCGCCGTCGTCCTCGTCGACATCGTGCCCGACATGAACGAATCCGGCGCGTCACGCATCCACGACTTCATGGCCGATCGGATGACGTCCGGATTCGCCTCGCTCGACGAGGTCGCCGACATGATCCAGCGTTACAACCCCCACCGGCCGCGACCGGCCGACCTCGACGGGTTGCGAACGAACCTGCGCCACCGTGACGGCCGGTGGTATTGGCACTGGGATCCTAAGTTCATCGACGGCACGGCGGCCCTCCCGCCGATCGAGGTGACCGAGGTGGACCGGATGCATAAAGCTGTCGATTCGATTCTGCGTCAGGGGGTTCCGATGCTTTTGGTGCGCGGCCAGATGAGCGACCTCGTCACACAGGAGCGCGCCGACGAATTCCTGGCCCGGTTCCCGCAGATCGGCTTCGTCGACGTCGGCGGCGCCGGACACATGGTCGCTGGTGATCGCAACGACCTGTTCGCCGATGCGGTGGTCGACTTCCTCGCCCGTCACACCTAG
- a CDS encoding Rv1535 domain-containing protein, with protein sequence MMAIPLRELYAVLWRMGVVKIDD encoded by the coding sequence ATGATGGCAATACCGTTGCGGGAACTGTATGCCGTGCTGTGGCGGATGGGAGTCGTCAAGATCGACGACTGA